The following proteins come from a genomic window of Trifolium pratense cultivar HEN17-A07 linkage group LG4, ARS_RC_1.1, whole genome shotgun sequence:
- the LOC123922216 gene encoding uncharacterized protein LOC123922216: MSQSSGSAQIKNKIADTVKTRSKSKKEGTTVVVNAMPISSIPATSSKKKKSAKSTKKVSESSPSISIKSDTIKSKKKKPQSPVKRGLSMSGLYLNKDPSETANVESHDVASGKNANVESSNKANEESVKSVSEKVNQETLSAKENPSSVETLGKTQNVAENVFVTNNPSGPENMTVPTNVITDVAKKSQEKAAVTDAPTGVEPSSIPTDAEKDVEASKGGSSPHANTATGSFGSGSNTEASTEEEVNKDSTPEHVADSEPESEAGEDSEKTTNEEQNIVDVDEVPSEEDLQPPPTQKGIGRRLRSRTTTPAPAVTTTPVVTKKTKDTTLKPVKYGPKKGWSKPIPPPEKKKGVLKRKSAPSSDSDFEAEKDDSSIKPPAKKAMSAKKVMPQSAAPDTEDFPCKDILECEEIVSLINDAGLIKTVWGLGSCYEKLVREFVVNIPIGCDNPLDKEFKKVYVRGKCVTFSPSVINKVLGNADDPHPDIEVSDNVVCKTITAEKVKTWPKKEKVPAVKLTQKYAILNRIASVNWVPTTHASDIATNLVVQHAKTSVTKQPIAFPTLICDIILSQHPNIRHEGESAKKRATPLAIHQKLYSKQHAPDIVGPSNAAADTPMTRKEMIAMLEANCKELDEKKLQFERMIHALRVEEAAVQAADAGDDGTSGEEEADSDAEGEESDSSPSASV; this comes from the exons ATGTCTCAATCTTCCGGTTCCGCtcagatcaaaaacaaaattgctgatactgtgaaaacaagatcaaaatCTAAGAAGGAAGGAACAACTGTTGTGGTCAATGCGATGCCCATATCAAGTATCCCTGCAACTagttctaagaagaagaaatctgcaAAATCTACTAAGAAAGTAAGTGAATCGTCTCCTTCAATTTCTATTAAGTCTGATACTATTAagtctaagaagaagaaacctCAATCTCCCGTAAAAAGGGGTTTGAGCATGTCTGGTCTATACTTGAATAAGGATCCTTCTGAAACTGCGAATGTGGAATCGCATGATGTTGCCTCCGGCAAAAATGCGAATGTTGAATCGTCTAATAAAGCTAATGAAGAAAGTGTTAAGTCTGTGTCTGAAAAGGTGAATCAAGAAACCCTTTCTGCAAAGGAAAACCCTAGTTCTGTTGAAACCCTAGGAAAAACACAAAATGTTGCTGAGAATGTTTTTGTGACCAATAATCCTAGTGGTCCTGAGAATATGACAGTTCCCACGAATGTCATAACTGATGTTGCTAAAAAATCCCAAGAAAAGGCTGCTGTAACCGATGCTCCAACCGGTGTTGAGCCATCCTCTATACCAACTGATGCTGAGAAGGATGTTGAAGCATCCAAAGGAGGTTCGAGCCCACATGCTAACACTGCAACTGGATCGTTTGGCAGTGGATCTAATACTGAAGCTTCCACTGAAGAGGAAGTAAACAAAGATAGTACTCCTGAACATGTGGCTGATTCTGAGCCAGAGAGTGAAGCTGGTGAGGATTCCGAGAAAACCACCAATGAAGAACAGAACATAGTGGATGTTGATGAAGTTCCTTCTGAAGAAGATCTGCAACCTCCACCTACTCAGAAGGGAATTGGAAGAAGACTGAGAAGCAGGACCACTACACCTGCACCTGCTGTTACCACTACCCCTGTTGTCACCAAGAAAACAAAGGACACTACTCTGAAGCCTGTCAAATATGGTCCTAAGAAAGGATGGAGCAAACCTATACCTCCtcctgaaaagaaaaagggtGTGCTGAAAAGGAAGAGTGCACCATCAAGTGACTCTGATTTTGAAGCTGAAAAGGATGACTCAAGCATCAAGCCTCCTGCTAAGAAGGCTATGTCTGCTAAGAAGGTCATGCCTCAATCTGCTGCTCCTGATACTGAAGACTTCCCTT GCAAAGATATTCTGGAATGTGAAGAGATTGTGAGTTTGATCAATGATGCTGGATTGATCAAAACTGTGTGGGGCTTAGGCTCTTGCTATGAGAAGCTGGTTAGGGAGTTTGTTGTCAACATTCCTATAGGTTGTGACAATCCCTTGGACAAAGAATTTAAGAAGGTATATGTTCGAGGAAAATGTGTGACATTCTCTCCAAGTGTGATCAACAAGGTGCTGGGTAATGCTGATGATCCTCATCCTGACATAGAGGTATCTGACAATGTGGTCTGCAAAACTATCACAGCTGAAAAAGTGAAAACCTGGCCAAAGAAGGAGAAGGTACCTGCAGTCAAGCTGACCCAAAAGTATGCCATTTTGAATCGTATTGCATCTGTCAACTGGGTTCCTACTACACATGCTTCTGACATtgcaacaaatctgg ttgtgCAGCATGCTAAGACCTCTGTCACCAAGCAACCCATTGCATTTCCAACTTTGATCTGTGACATCATCTTGTCCCAACATCCTAATATAAGGCATGAGGGTGAGTCTGCTAAGAAGAGGGCAACTCCTCTGGCCATTCATCAAAAGCTGTACAGTAAACAGCATGCTCCAGATATTGTTGGACCATCAAATGCTGCTGCTGACACTCCTATGACAAGGAAGGAGATGATTGCTATGCTGGAAGCAAACTGTAAGGAGCTAGATGAAAAGAAGTTgcagtttgaaaggatgatacATGCTCTCAGGGTTGAAGAGGCTGCAGTTCAAGCAGCTGATGCAGGTGATGATGGTACTAGtggtgaagaagaagctgactcag